The Platichthys flesus chromosome 10, fPlaFle2.1, whole genome shotgun sequence genome includes a window with the following:
- the gemin2 gene encoding gem-associated protein 2, producing MRSDTEELMPRLLPVECRASAEELDLKGPPRNPQEYLRQVQLEASLCPEVVVAQIDPKKLKKKQTVNASVAGCHAAPMGFCPSLSWQRQQVGHFSDVRQSITRNRNHWSSQSLDDNVLMPRLTDEEGWKRFCLGEVVCLGTSSCDTGAEPALDYSKVGFPPFLSIVSRLNQSTVLMVLETLVNWFEEREFAPQLGRWLFGLLSCLEKPLLPEAHSCIRQLARRCAQLRSTLESQDDEKLPALNLLICLVARYFEQNDLADQPQ from the exons ATGAGGTCTGACACGGAGGAGCTGATGCCCAGGCTGCTGCCCGTGGAGTGCCGAGCCAGTGCAGAGGAGCTGGACCTGAAGGGACCTCCAAGAAACCCACAGGAGTATCTGCGACAAGTCCA GTTGGAGGCGTCATTATGTCCAGAGGTGGTTGTTGCTCAGATTGACCCCaagaaactgaagaagaaacaaacagtgaatgCTTCT GTGGCAGGTTGCCATGCTGCTCCCATGGGTTTCTGCCCCAGTCTCAGTTGGCAGCGGCAGCAAGTCGGTCACTTCTCGGATGTCAGACAG AGCATCACAAGGAACAGAAACCACTGGAGCAGCCAGTCTCTGGATGACAATGTGCTGATG CCAAGGCTAACAGATGAGGAGGGCTGGAAGAGGTTTTGTTTAGGGGAGGTCGTCTGTCTGGGAACGTCATCCTGTGACACAGGTGCAGAACCAGCACTGGACTACAGCAAg GTCGGCTTCCCTCCCTTCCTGAGCATCGTCAGCAGACTCAACCAG TCCACAGTGTTGATGGTGCTGGAGACTCTCGTCAATTGGTTTGAGGAGAGAGAGTTTGCTCCACAGTTG GGCCGctggttgtttggtttgttgtcCTGCCTGGAGAAGCCTTTACTGCCTGAAGCCCACTCCTGCATCAGACAACTGGCCAGGAGATGTGCTCAGCTCCGCAGCACGCTG gagagtcAGGACGATGAGAAACTACCTGCCCTCAACCTGCTCATCTGTCTTGTTGCCAG ATATTTTGAGCAGAATGACCTGGCAGATCAGCCGCAGTGA